The following coding sequences are from one Geodermatophilus normandii window:
- the rhaS gene encoding rhamnose ABC transporter substrate-binding protein, with protein MSLFLTSRRLRGGLTGVAVAAVVLTTAACGGTTRGEEEGSSSGGDAAGASADPDAEIPADLAIAFLPKQLNNPYFDVAAAGSERAAGEIDGEFSQVGPSEASASSQVSYINTLTQQGADVILTSANDPNAICSALDQARSGGASVVTFDSDTSPECRDVFINQATPEGIAEAQIDLMAEQIGGAGQVAILSATANATNQNTWIELMTEYAASEYPDLEIVATVYGDDEDEKSFQETQGLLQTYPELKGIISPTTVGISAAARYLSGSEYKGRVALTGLGTPNQMREYVQDGTVTAFALWNPEDLGYLAAYAGAALAAGQITGAEGETFTAGDLGEYEVGADGEIVLGEPTVFNADNIDDFDF; from the coding sequence ATGTCGCTGTTCCTGACCAGCCGTCGCCTGCGTGGCGGCCTGACCGGCGTGGCGGTGGCCGCCGTCGTGCTCACCACCGCCGCCTGCGGTGGCACCACCCGTGGCGAGGAGGAGGGCAGCAGCTCCGGCGGCGACGCCGCCGGAGCGTCCGCGGACCCGGACGCCGAGATCCCCGCGGACCTCGCGATCGCCTTCCTGCCCAAGCAGCTCAACAACCCGTACTTCGACGTCGCGGCCGCCGGCTCCGAGCGGGCCGCCGGCGAGATCGACGGCGAGTTCAGCCAGGTCGGCCCGTCGGAGGCCAGCGCCTCCTCGCAGGTCAGCTACATCAACACGCTGACCCAGCAGGGCGCCGACGTCATCCTCACCTCGGCCAACGACCCCAACGCCATCTGCAGCGCCCTGGACCAGGCCCGCAGCGGAGGCGCCAGCGTCGTCACCTTCGACTCCGACACCTCGCCGGAGTGCCGCGACGTCTTCATCAACCAGGCGACCCCCGAGGGCATCGCCGAGGCGCAGATCGACCTCATGGCGGAGCAGATCGGCGGCGCCGGCCAGGTCGCGATCCTCTCGGCGACGGCCAACGCCACGAACCAGAACACCTGGATCGAGCTCATGACCGAGTACGCCGCCTCGGAGTACCCGGACCTGGAGATCGTGGCGACGGTCTACGGCGACGACGAGGACGAGAAGTCCTTCCAGGAGACCCAGGGCCTGCTGCAGACCTACCCGGAGCTCAAGGGCATCATCTCGCCGACCACCGTGGGCATCTCGGCCGCGGCGCGCTACCTGTCGGGCTCGGAGTACAAGGGCCGGGTCGCGCTGACCGGCCTGGGCACGCCGAACCAGATGCGCGAGTACGTCCAGGACGGCACCGTCACCGCGTTCGCGCTGTGGAACCCCGAGGACCTGGGCTACCTGGCCGCCTACGCCGGTGCCGCGCTGGCCGCCGGCCAGATCACCGGTGCGGAGGGCGAGACCTTCACCGCCGGCGACCTCGGCGAGTACGAGGTCGGTGCCGACGGCGAGATCGTGCTCGGCGAGCCGACGGTCTTCAACGCCGACAACATCGACGACTTCGACTTCTGA
- a CDS encoding (Fe-S)-binding protein produces the protein MKVALFATCLVDTIVPQVARATATLLQRLGHEVVVPPTQACCGQMHVNTGYRREAVPIVANHVRAFTAAEAVVAPSGSCVASIHHQQAAVARRAGESALADEAEALAARTYELSQFLVDVLGVVDVGAYYPHRVTYHPTCHSLRLLRVGDRPLRLLRAVRGLDLVELPGAESCCGFGGTFAVKNADTSTAMLTDKMADVLSTHAEVCTAGDSSCLMHIGGGLSRLRSGTRTVHLAEILASTEENVSPTQTTAPAVPA, from the coding sequence GTGAAGGTCGCGCTCTTCGCCACCTGCCTGGTGGACACGATCGTTCCGCAGGTCGCCCGGGCGACGGCGACGCTGCTGCAGCGGCTGGGCCACGAGGTGGTCGTGCCGCCGACGCAGGCCTGCTGCGGGCAGATGCACGTGAACACCGGCTACCGGCGCGAGGCGGTGCCGATCGTGGCCAACCACGTGCGCGCCTTCACCGCTGCCGAGGCGGTGGTGGCGCCGTCGGGGTCGTGCGTCGCCTCGATCCACCACCAGCAGGCGGCGGTCGCCCGCCGCGCCGGGGAGTCCGCCCTGGCCGACGAGGCCGAGGCGCTGGCCGCGCGCACGTACGAGCTGTCGCAGTTCCTCGTCGACGTCCTCGGGGTGGTCGACGTCGGCGCCTACTACCCGCACCGGGTCACCTACCACCCGACCTGCCACTCCCTGCGCCTCCTGCGGGTCGGCGACCGGCCGCTGCGGCTGCTGCGCGCCGTCCGCGGCCTCGACCTCGTCGAGCTGCCCGGCGCGGAGTCCTGCTGCGGCTTCGGCGGCACCTTCGCGGTCAAGAACGCCGACACCTCGACGGCGATGCTCACCGACAAGATGGCCGACGTGCTCTCCACGCACGCCGAGGTCTGCACCGCCGGCGACTCCTCCTGCCTGATGCACATCGGCGGCGGGCTGTCGCGGCTGCGCTCGGGGACGCGCACGGTGCACCTGGCCGAGATCCTCGCCTCGACGGAGGAGAACGTGTCCCCGACCCAGACCACCGCCCCCGCGGTCCCGGCTTGA
- a CDS encoding LutB/LldF family L-lactate oxidation iron-sulfur protein, with protein sequence MTTSADPTPLAPGAPRSGTTFLGLPTAPRGVGHLRGTQSFPDAARTSLRDGQLRANLGRATTTIRGKRAAVVAEVPHWEQLRQAGKALKAATMARLDEHLEELERQVTARGGTVHWARDAAEANRIVTELVRATGSDEVVKVKSMATQEIGLNEALEAAGIEAVETDLAELIVQLGEDSPSHILVPAIHKNRSEIREIFRRTIPGVDPGLTDEPRQLAMAARTHLRERFLRARVAVSGANFAVAETGTLAVVESEGNGRMCLTLPQTLVTVMGIEKVVPRWEDLGVFLQLLPRSSTGERMNPYTSLWAGVTPGDGPQDFHLVLLDNGRTAVLADEVGREALHCIRCSACLNVCPVYERAGGHAYGSVYPGPIGAVLSPQLTGVEDNASLPYASSLCGACYDVCPVAIDIPSILVHLRAEHVEAQPRPTAEAVAFRGLSRVMSNPRLWHLAQRAAGLGRFLARGRPTLPAALPPPASAWTRTRDLPTPPGRSFVQQWTEEHRR encoded by the coding sequence ATGACCACCTCTGCCGACCCGACGCCGCTGGCTCCGGGCGCGCCCCGCTCCGGGACGACGTTCCTCGGCCTGCCGACCGCGCCCCGCGGGGTCGGCCACCTGCGCGGCACGCAGTCCTTCCCCGACGCCGCCCGCACGTCGTTGCGCGACGGGCAGCTGCGCGCCAACCTCGGCCGCGCCACGACGACGATCCGCGGCAAGCGCGCCGCCGTGGTCGCCGAGGTGCCGCACTGGGAGCAGCTGCGCCAGGCCGGGAAGGCGCTGAAGGCCGCCACCATGGCCCGCCTCGACGAGCACCTCGAGGAGCTCGAGCGGCAGGTCACCGCGCGCGGCGGCACCGTGCACTGGGCCCGCGACGCCGCCGAGGCCAACCGCATCGTCACCGAGCTGGTCCGGGCCACCGGCAGCGACGAGGTGGTCAAGGTCAAGTCGATGGCCACCCAGGAGATCGGCCTGAACGAGGCGCTCGAGGCGGCCGGCATCGAGGCGGTCGAGACCGACCTCGCCGAGCTGATCGTGCAGCTGGGCGAGGACTCCCCCAGCCACATCCTCGTGCCGGCCATCCACAAGAACCGCTCGGAGATCCGCGAGATCTTCCGGCGCACGATCCCCGGCGTCGACCCCGGCCTCACCGACGAGCCCCGGCAGCTGGCGATGGCCGCCCGCACGCACCTGCGCGAGCGGTTCCTGCGCGCCCGGGTCGCCGTCAGCGGGGCCAACTTCGCCGTCGCCGAGACCGGCACGCTGGCGGTGGTCGAGAGCGAGGGCAACGGCCGGATGTGCCTGACGCTGCCGCAGACGCTCGTCACCGTCATGGGCATCGAGAAGGTCGTGCCGCGCTGGGAGGACCTCGGCGTCTTCCTGCAGCTGCTCCCCCGCTCCTCCACCGGCGAGCGGATGAACCCCTACACGTCGCTGTGGGCCGGCGTCACCCCCGGCGACGGGCCGCAGGACTTCCACCTGGTGCTGCTCGACAACGGGCGGACGGCGGTGCTCGCCGACGAGGTGGGACGCGAGGCGCTGCACTGCATCCGGTGCTCGGCCTGCCTCAACGTGTGCCCGGTGTACGAGCGCGCCGGCGGGCACGCCTACGGCTCGGTGTACCCCGGCCCGATCGGCGCGGTGCTGTCCCCGCAGCTCACCGGCGTCGAGGACAACGCGTCGCTGCCGTACGCGTCGTCGCTGTGCGGCGCCTGCTACGACGTCTGCCCGGTGGCCATCGACATCCCCTCGATCCTCGTGCACCTGCGCGCCGAGCACGTGGAGGCGCAGCCGCGGCCCACCGCCGAGGCGGTCGCCTTCCGCGGGCTGTCCCGGGTGATGAGCAACCCGCGGCTCTGGCACCTCGCCCAGCGCGCCGCCGGGCTCGGCCGCTTCCTCGCCCGCGGGAGGCCGACGCTGCCGGCCGCGCTGCCGCCGCCGGCCAGCGCCTGGACCCGCACCCGTGACCTGCCCACCCCGCCCGGGAGGTCGTTCGTGCAGCAGTGGACGGAGGAGCACCGCAGGTGA
- a CDS encoding LacI family DNA-binding transcriptional regulator has product MPASIRDVAEHAGVSVGTVSNVLNRPEVVSGPTRERVLDAIAALGFVRNESARHLRAGHSRTIGLVVLDIANPFFTDVARGVDDVVDPAGLAVILCNSDDRPEKESAHLDVLAEQRVQGVLITPTAELSPHLESLRRRGIPVVLVDRRAPGPDQCAVAVDDVLGGRLAAEHLIERGHRRIAFIGGASGLPQVQERHAGVAAAVREATGDGDALLVLSPEHLTVAGGREAAARIVGLPAARRPTAAVCANDLLALGVLQEMVRQGVRVPEDFAIVGYDDIDFAAAAAVPLTSVRKPRAALGSRAAELLLDEARGEGHAHVQEVFEPTLVVRESSMVFRDREGAQ; this is encoded by the coding sequence GTGCCCGCGAGCATCCGCGACGTCGCCGAGCACGCCGGCGTCTCGGTCGGGACGGTGAGCAACGTCCTCAACCGCCCCGAGGTGGTCAGCGGGCCGACGCGCGAGCGGGTCCTCGACGCCATCGCCGCCCTGGGCTTCGTCCGCAACGAGTCGGCCCGCCACCTGCGCGCCGGTCACAGCCGCACGATCGGCCTGGTGGTCCTCGACATCGCCAACCCGTTCTTCACCGACGTCGCCCGCGGCGTGGACGACGTCGTGGACCCGGCCGGCCTCGCGGTGATCCTGTGCAACTCCGACGACCGCCCGGAGAAGGAGTCCGCCCACCTCGACGTGCTCGCCGAGCAGCGCGTGCAGGGCGTGCTCATCACCCCGACCGCGGAGCTGTCGCCGCACCTGGAGTCGTTGCGGCGCCGAGGGATCCCGGTCGTGCTGGTCGACCGGCGCGCGCCCGGCCCCGACCAGTGCGCCGTCGCCGTCGACGACGTCCTCGGGGGCCGGCTGGCCGCCGAGCACCTGATCGAGCGCGGGCACCGGCGGATCGCGTTCATCGGCGGCGCGTCGGGCCTGCCCCAGGTGCAGGAGCGGCACGCCGGCGTCGCCGCCGCCGTCCGGGAGGCCACCGGGGACGGCGACGCGCTGCTGGTCCTCTCCCCCGAGCACCTCACCGTCGCCGGCGGCCGCGAGGCCGCGGCCCGCATCGTCGGCCTGCCCGCCGCCCGCCGGCCCACCGCCGCGGTGTGCGCCAACGACCTGCTGGCCCTCGGCGTGCTCCAGGAGATGGTCCGCCAGGGCGTGCGGGTGCCCGAGGACTTCGCGATCGTCGGTTACGACGACATCGACTTCGCCGCGGCCGCCGCGGTGCCGCTGACCTCGGTGCGCAAGCCGCGCGCGGCGCTCGGGTCGCGCGCCGCCGAGCTGCTGCTGGACGAGGCGCGCGGCGAGGGGCACGCGCACGTGCAGGAGGTCTTCGAGCCCACGCTGGTGGTGCGCGAGTCGAGCATGGTCTTCCGGGACCGGGAGGGAGCCCAGTGA
- a CDS encoding ABC transporter permease — protein MSAPLTKTPAPLPEELAAPERAGRRGAALVQRLVLARELGILAALVLLVVVTVIANPRFLSGQNVRDLLLSAAILTVLAAGQTMVIVTRNVDLSVGSVLGLSAYATGTLLVVAPDLPLVVVVLAGMAVGAVCGLLNGAIVAVAGVPSLVVTLGTLYAFRGLDSLWASSADRLQINAADLPSGFKSLGTARLLGVPVLFLVAVVVVLVVGYYLRTFRSGRELYGIGSAPEAARLSGIPVGRRVLTAFVVNGALAGLAGVLYAARFQTLDTTAGTGQELFVVAAAVVGGVAIFGGSGSVYGAALGALLLTTIGTALPQLGLDPFWRDAAVGALILAAIALDRALQLRLAARLRGRNARSDR, from the coding sequence GTGAGCGCGCCCCTCACGAAGACGCCCGCGCCGCTGCCGGAGGAGCTGGCCGCCCCCGAGCGCGCCGGCCGCCGCGGCGCCGCGCTGGTGCAGCGCCTGGTCCTCGCCCGCGAGCTCGGCATCCTGGCCGCGCTCGTCCTGCTCGTGGTCGTCACCGTCATCGCCAACCCGCGGTTCCTGTCGGGACAGAACGTCCGCGACCTGCTGCTGTCGGCGGCGATCCTCACCGTGCTGGCGGCCGGCCAGACGATGGTGATCGTCACCCGCAACGTCGACCTGTCGGTCGGGTCGGTGCTGGGCCTGTCGGCGTACGCCACCGGCACGCTGCTGGTGGTCGCACCCGACCTGCCGCTCGTGGTGGTCGTGCTCGCCGGCATGGCCGTCGGCGCGGTGTGCGGCCTGCTCAACGGCGCGATCGTCGCCGTCGCCGGGGTGCCCTCGCTGGTGGTCACCCTCGGCACGCTCTACGCCTTCCGCGGGCTCGACTCGCTGTGGGCGTCCAGCGCCGACCGGCTGCAGATCAACGCCGCCGACCTGCCGAGCGGCTTCAAGTCCCTCGGCACCGCGCGGCTGCTCGGCGTCCCGGTGCTGTTCCTCGTCGCCGTCGTCGTCGTGCTGGTCGTCGGCTACTACCTGCGCACCTTCCGCAGCGGCCGCGAGCTCTACGGCATCGGCTCGGCGCCGGAGGCCGCGCGGCTGTCGGGCATCCCGGTCGGCCGGCGGGTGCTCACCGCCTTCGTCGTCAACGGGGCCCTCGCCGGGCTGGCCGGCGTCCTCTACGCCGCCCGCTTCCAGACGCTGGACACCACCGCCGGCACCGGCCAGGAGCTGTTCGTCGTGGCCGCCGCGGTCGTCGGCGGGGTCGCCATCTTCGGCGGCAGCGGCTCGGTCTACGGCGCCGCGCTCGGCGCGCTGCTGCTCACCACGATCGGCACCGCGCTGCCCCAGCTGGGGCTGGACCCGTTCTGGCGGGACGCCGCCGTCGGCGCGCTGATCCTCGCCGCCATCGCACTGGACCGGGCGCTGCAACTGCGCCTGGCCGCCCGCCTCCGGGGGAGGAACGCCCGCAGTGACCGTTGA
- a CDS encoding ABC transporter permease produces the protein MTVETAPAPAAPAPAAPARRGPTLPSGSVITTFLVLFLVVAAVSVEGFASTRNAGFLLLDVVVIALIALPLTLVVVTGEIDLSVASTVGLSSAVMGQLWIAGLPLEAIVPLVLVLGGVLGAVNGFLVTRLGLPSLAVTIGTLALYRGLAFVVLGDQAVADFPRAWTTWAISSIGSTGIPTVVVPLLVLVVVTAVVLHATPVGRSLYAMGNSEDAARFSGIDVARTKLWLFVATGVVSALGGVYWTLRYGSARADNATGLELQVVAAILLGGVSIFGGSGGLLGVIAGALLLASVRNALQLVNVPSDVLNIVTGVLLITAVVAPQVTARVKGRLARRRPAS, from the coding sequence GTGACCGTTGAGACCGCCCCCGCCCCGGCCGCCCCGGCGCCGGCCGCGCCCGCCCGTCGCGGCCCGACCCTGCCCTCGGGCAGCGTCATCACCACGTTCCTCGTGCTGTTCCTCGTCGTCGCGGCGGTGTCGGTCGAGGGCTTCGCCTCCACCCGCAACGCCGGGTTCCTGCTGCTCGACGTCGTCGTCATCGCGCTCATCGCGCTGCCGCTGACGCTCGTGGTGGTCACCGGCGAGATCGACCTGTCGGTGGCCAGCACGGTCGGCCTGTCCAGCGCGGTGATGGGGCAGCTGTGGATCGCCGGCCTGCCGCTGGAGGCGATCGTCCCGCTGGTGCTCGTCCTCGGCGGCGTGCTCGGCGCGGTCAACGGGTTCCTCGTGACCCGGCTCGGGCTGCCGTCGCTGGCGGTCACCATCGGCACGCTGGCGCTCTACCGCGGGCTGGCGTTCGTCGTCCTCGGCGACCAGGCGGTGGCCGACTTCCCGCGCGCCTGGACGACGTGGGCGATCAGCTCGATCGGCTCCACCGGCATCCCGACCGTGGTGGTCCCGCTGCTGGTGCTCGTCGTCGTCACCGCGGTCGTCCTGCACGCCACCCCGGTCGGCCGGTCGCTCTACGCCATGGGCAACAGCGAGGACGCCGCCCGCTTCAGCGGCATCGACGTCGCCCGCACCAAGTTGTGGCTGTTCGTCGCCACGGGCGTGGTCAGCGCGCTCGGCGGCGTCTACTGGACGCTCCGCTACGGCAGCGCCCGCGCCGACAACGCCACCGGCCTGGAGCTGCAGGTGGTCGCGGCGATCCTGCTCGGCGGGGTGTCCATCTTCGGCGGCAGCGGCGGCCTGCTCGGCGTCATCGCCGGCGCGCTGCTCCTGGCCTCGGTGCGCAACGCCCTGCAGCTGGTCAACGTCCCCTCCGACGTCCTCAACATCGTCACCGGCGTCCTGCTGATCACCGCCGTCGTCGCCCCGCAGGTGACCGCGCGGGTCAAGGGCCGTCTCGCCCGGCGACGACCGGCCTCCTGA
- a CDS encoding thioredoxin family protein, with the protein MRTLTAAGFASTVSAQGIVLVDVRSSRSGSSRAFSAVLDAVAARHPDVTFAAVDADAEVALAAELGVRSAPTLMVYRDGVLVFAEPGWLPEDSVDLLIATVRVLDMPAVVAQYPEPL; encoded by the coding sequence ATGAGGACGCTCACCGCAGCCGGGTTCGCGTCGACGGTGTCGGCCCAGGGGATCGTGCTGGTCGACGTCCGCTCGTCGCGGTCGGGCTCGAGCCGCGCGTTCAGCGCGGTCCTCGACGCCGTCGCCGCGCGGCACCCGGACGTGACCTTCGCCGCGGTCGACGCCGACGCGGAGGTGGCGCTGGCCGCGGAGCTCGGGGTGCGCTCGGCGCCCACGCTGATGGTCTACCGCGACGGCGTGCTGGTGTTCGCCGAGCCCGGCTGGCTGCCGGAGGACTCGGTCGACCTGCTCATCGCCACCGTCCGTGTGCTTGACATGCCCGCGGTGGTCGCGCAGTACCCCGAGCCCCTCTGA
- a CDS encoding sugar ABC transporter ATP-binding protein, with amino-acid sequence MDHAPAPAAPPATGQVVLALEDVGKSFGAVAALRGAQLELRAGEAHALVGENGAGKSTLVKILAGVHGPDTGHVLLDGQPVTLADPAAARAAGIAVIYQEPTLFPDLSVAENIFMGRQPLLPGRRIDRRGLVERCRALFDRLGVALDPDRPARGLSIADQQMVEIAKALSFDARVLVMDEPTAALSGVEVERLFAVARSLRASGAAVLFISHRFDEVFDLCDRITVMRDGQWVSTDLARDLTVDQVVRRMVGREVSSLFPKTDVEPGEVVLEVRGLTRRGVFSDVSFDVRAGEIVALAGLVGAGRSEIVRAVFGIDPYDAGSVRVSGKALRKGDPAAAMAAGIALVPEDRRQQGLVMELSVERNATLTRRWKLARGGLLSSRAERAQAAEWSKRLQVKAGRLSDPVSTLSGGNQQKVVLAKWLSTEPTVLIVDEPTRGIDVGTKSEVHRLLSQLAAEGLAVVMVSSELPEVLGMADRVLVVSEGRLVDDIPRARADEDSVMLAATGQAAAGVSR; translated from the coding sequence GTGGACCACGCCCCGGCGCCAGCGGCGCCGCCGGCGACAGGGCAGGTCGTGCTCGCCCTGGAGGACGTCGGCAAGAGCTTCGGCGCGGTCGCCGCGCTGCGCGGCGCGCAGCTCGAGCTGCGCGCGGGGGAGGCCCACGCGCTGGTCGGCGAGAACGGCGCCGGCAAGTCGACCCTGGTGAAGATCCTCGCCGGCGTGCACGGCCCCGACACCGGCCACGTCCTGCTCGACGGGCAGCCGGTGACGCTGGCCGACCCCGCCGCGGCGCGGGCCGCCGGCATCGCCGTCATCTACCAGGAGCCCACGCTGTTCCCCGACCTGTCGGTCGCGGAGAACATCTTCATGGGCCGCCAGCCGCTGCTCCCGGGCCGCCGCATCGACCGGCGCGGCCTCGTCGAGCGCTGCCGGGCCCTGTTCGACCGGCTCGGCGTCGCGCTCGACCCCGACCGCCCGGCGCGCGGCCTGTCGATCGCCGACCAGCAGATGGTCGAGATCGCCAAGGCGCTGTCGTTCGACGCGCGGGTGCTGGTCATGGACGAGCCGACCGCGGCGCTGTCCGGCGTCGAGGTGGAGCGGCTGTTCGCCGTCGCCCGGTCGCTGCGTGCCTCCGGTGCCGCGGTGCTGTTCATCTCCCACCGGTTCGACGAGGTGTTCGACCTCTGCGACCGGATCACCGTCATGCGCGACGGGCAGTGGGTCTCCACCGACCTCGCCCGCGACCTGACCGTCGACCAGGTGGTCCGCCGGATGGTCGGCCGCGAGGTCTCCTCGCTGTTCCCCAAGACCGACGTCGAGCCCGGCGAGGTCGTGCTCGAGGTGCGCGGGCTGACCCGCCGCGGCGTCTTCTCCGACGTCTCCTTCGACGTGCGGGCCGGCGAGATCGTCGCGCTGGCCGGGCTGGTCGGTGCCGGGCGCAGCGAGATCGTCCGCGCGGTGTTCGGCATCGACCCCTACGACGCCGGCTCCGTCCGCGTGTCCGGGAAGGCGCTGAGGAAGGGTGACCCGGCCGCGGCCATGGCCGCCGGCATCGCGCTCGTCCCCGAGGACCGCCGCCAGCAGGGGCTGGTCATGGAGCTGTCGGTCGAGCGGAACGCCACGCTCACCCGGCGCTGGAAGCTCGCCCGGGGCGGGCTGCTCAGCTCCCGCGCGGAGCGGGCGCAGGCCGCCGAGTGGTCGAAGCGGCTGCAGGTCAAGGCCGGGCGGCTCTCCGACCCGGTGTCCACGCTCTCGGGCGGCAACCAGCAGAAGGTCGTCCTGGCCAAGTGGCTGTCGACCGAGCCGACGGTGCTGATCGTCGACGAGCCCACCCGCGGCATCGACGTCGGCACCAAGTCCGAGGTGCACCGGCTGCTGTCGCAGCTGGCGGCCGAGGGCCTCGCCGTCGTCATGGTGTCCAGCGAGCTGCCGGAGGTCCTCGGCATGGCCGACCGTGTCCTCGTCGTCTCCGAGGGCCGCCTCGTCGACGACATCCCCCGTGCCCGCGCCGACGAGGACAGCGTCATGCTGGCCGCGACCGGGCAGGCCGCCGCCGGGGTGTCCCGGTGA
- a CDS encoding L-rhamnose mutarotase encodes MPRACFTLQVRPDRLAEYRERHAAVWPEMLRALRDAGWRDYQLYLRDDGLLVGVVETDDLAAARAAVDATEVSARWEASMAPFFVSGDGSGKSELPLVFDLDAQLAALGDPTTAATGDRP; translated from the coding sequence GTGCCCCGCGCCTGCTTCACCCTCCAGGTCCGCCCCGACCGCCTGGCCGAGTACCGCGAGCGGCACGCCGCCGTCTGGCCGGAGATGCTGCGCGCCCTGCGCGACGCCGGCTGGCGGGACTACCAGCTCTACCTGCGCGACGACGGCCTGCTGGTCGGCGTCGTGGAGACCGACGACCTCGCCGCCGCGCGGGCCGCCGTGGACGCCACCGAGGTGAGCGCCCGCTGGGAGGCCTCCATGGCGCCCTTCTTCGTCTCCGGCGACGGCTCCGGCAAGTCCGAGCTGCCGCTCGTCTTCGACCTCGACGCCCAGCTCGCGGCGCTCGGCGACCCCACCACCGCAGCAACAGGAGACCGACCGTGA
- a CDS encoding LutC/YkgG family protein — MSAREEVLGRIRTALGEHRPVVDVPPVPAPRSLAPAELLDLLAERVEDYRATVLRCAPDEVPATVVRGLDLALGGGWAPADVVVAPGVPAAWRPSGSPEDDGRPAVRLAAFAATLTGVAAAVAETGTLVLDGSPLSGRRALSLLPDVLVCVVEAAQVVPDVPDALGRLDPVAPLTMVSGPSATSDIELQRVEGVHGPRTLVVVLAG, encoded by the coding sequence GTGAGCGCCCGCGAGGAGGTGCTCGGCCGCATCCGCACGGCGCTCGGCGAGCACCGTCCGGTCGTCGACGTCCCGCCGGTGCCGGCACCCCGGTCGCTGGCTCCTGCCGAGCTGCTCGACCTGCTCGCCGAGCGCGTCGAGGACTACCGCGCCACGGTGCTGCGCTGCGCGCCCGACGAGGTCCCCGCGACCGTCGTCCGCGGCCTGGACCTGGCGCTCGGCGGCGGCTGGGCGCCCGCCGACGTCGTCGTCGCGCCCGGCGTGCCGGCGGCCTGGCGGCCGTCCGGGTCTCCGGAGGACGACGGCCGGCCCGCCGTGCGGCTGGCCGCCTTCGCCGCGACGCTGACCGGCGTGGCGGCGGCGGTGGCCGAGACCGGCACCCTCGTCCTCGACGGCTCGCCGCTGTCGGGCCGCCGGGCGCTGTCGCTGCTGCCCGACGTGCTGGTGTGCGTCGTCGAGGCCGCCCAGGTGGTCCCCGACGTGCCCGACGCGCTGGGCCGGCTCGACCCGGTCGCCCCGCTGACGATGGTCAGCGGCCCCTCGGCGACGTCGGACATCGAGCTGCAGCGCGTCGAGGGCGTGCACGGCCCCCGGACGCTGGTCGTCGTCCTCGCCGGCTGA
- the rhaI gene encoding L-rhamnose isomerase encodes MTDLGTPDRRARALAALAEQTIELPSWAFGNSGTRFKVFGQPGVARDPFEKIEDAAQVHRYTGAAPRVSLHVPWDLVDDFSKLAAHAADLGVAIGAINSNLFQDDDYRLGSLTHPDEAVRDKAIAHHAQCVDVMRATGSTDLKLWLPDGTNYAGQDDLRARQDRLADSLQQVYAMLDPGMRLLLEYKFYEPYFYAMDIPDWGTSLLHCLALGDQATVVLDTGHHAPGTNIEFIVMQLLRVGRLGAFDFNSRYYGDDDLIVGSADPFQLFRIMNEIVAADALLGAGVNFMLDQCHNIEPKIPGQIRSVLNVQEATAKALLVDREALAAAQASGDVLAAHGALTDAFATDVRPLLAELRESKGLDADPYAAYARSGHAERIARERIGGTQASWGA; translated from the coding sequence GTGACCGACCTCGGGACCCCCGACCGCCGAGCCCGTGCCCTCGCCGCGCTGGCCGAGCAGACCATCGAGCTGCCCTCGTGGGCGTTCGGCAACTCCGGCACCCGCTTCAAGGTCTTCGGCCAGCCCGGCGTCGCCCGCGACCCGTTCGAGAAGATCGAGGACGCCGCCCAGGTGCACCGCTACACCGGCGCCGCGCCGCGGGTGTCGCTGCACGTCCCGTGGGACCTCGTCGACGACTTCTCCAAGCTCGCCGCGCACGCCGCCGACCTCGGCGTGGCCATCGGCGCGATCAACTCCAACCTGTTCCAGGACGACGACTACCGGCTCGGGTCGCTGACCCACCCCGACGAGGCGGTCCGCGACAAGGCGATCGCCCACCACGCGCAGTGCGTCGACGTCATGCGCGCCACCGGCTCGACCGACCTGAAGCTGTGGCTGCCCGACGGCACCAACTACGCCGGCCAGGACGACCTGCGCGCCCGGCAGGACCGGCTCGCCGACTCGCTGCAGCAGGTCTACGCGATGCTCGACCCGGGCATGCGGCTGCTGCTGGAGTACAAGTTCTACGAGCCGTACTTCTACGCGATGGACATCCCCGACTGGGGGACCTCGCTGCTGCACTGCCTGGCTCTCGGCGACCAGGCGACCGTCGTCCTCGACACCGGCCACCACGCGCCCGGCACCAACATCGAGTTCATCGTCATGCAGCTGCTGCGGGTGGGCCGCCTCGGCGCGTTCGACTTCAACTCGCGCTACTACGGCGACGACGACCTCATCGTCGGCTCGGCCGATCCATTCCAGCTCTTCCGCATCATGAACGAGATCGTGGCCGCGGACGCGCTCCTCGGCGCCGGCGTCAACTTCATGCTCGACCAGTGCCACAACATCGAGCCGAAGATCCCCGGCCAGATCCGCTCGGTGCTCAACGTCCAGGAGGCGACGGCGAAGGCGCTGCTGGTCGACCGCGAGGCGCTGGCCGCCGCACAGGCCTCCGGTGACGTGCTCGCCGCGCACGGCGCGCTGACCGACGCCTTCGCCACCGACGTCCGCCCGCTGCTCGCCGAGCTGCGCGAGTCGAAGGGCCTCGACGCCGACCCGTACGCCGCCTACGCCCGCTCGGGCCACGCCGAGCGCATCGCCCGCGAGCGCATCGGTGGCACCCAGGCCTCCTGGGGCGCCTAG